From one Perca fluviatilis chromosome 10, GENO_Pfluv_1.0, whole genome shotgun sequence genomic stretch:
- the smim19 gene encoding small integral membrane protein 19, whose translation MGGHGVLGNEPESIDYSVHEAWNEATNVYLLVILVSFALLMYARKNKRKIMRIFTLPPTVGSSPEPNFYDSLQKVRLRQQLEMYSLARKFEQQQGQTDSVQLSME comes from the exons ATGGGCGGTCACGGCGTTTTGGGGAACGAGCCCGAATCTATCGACTACTCGGTGCACGAAGCCTGGAACGAGGCCACCAATGTCTACCTGCTGGTTATCCTGGTCAGCTTCGCCCTGCTGATGTACGCCAGAAA AAACAAGAGGAAGATCATGCGGATCTTCACGCTGCCTCCCACCGTCGGCAGCAGCCCGGAGCCCAACTTCTACGACAGCCTGCAGAAGGTGCGCCTGCGGCAGCAGCTGGAGATGTACTCCCTGG cCAGGAAGTTTGAGCAGCAGCAGGGCCAGACAGACAGCGTGCAGCTCTCCATGGAATGA